One Gemmatimonadota bacterium DNA window includes the following coding sequences:
- a CDS encoding helix-turn-helix domain-containing protein, with translation MLRRILEAGGPAIAVGRQSPLLAVLRDLSILSATRAPAVFWGEAGSGRRTLARALHALSGRADQPWVRLRAVQDGRAAAPASLSVEHDGKRPRTDLAAFSDLPHLLSEAHAGTLLLEGLTGIPALAQEQLVGLLDRLHAVGEVADDLPRVLAICDEEPLTLVEDGDLSEELYYRLGVFVLAVPALRERESDIVAIAQHVVRQANGLHRLSVRGLDEATLERLRQAPWPGNVPELRRTVEHAAIRARSGWIRPHHLPQEVGGPDSASPPTRLVLPVGITAADAERRLILATLEQTGFNKTEAARRLGMDVKTVRNKLKSYDLSERNRRRRDRSSSPGRKH, from the coding sequence TTGCTTCGCCGTATCCTCGAGGCAGGCGGTCCCGCCATCGCGGTGGGGCGCCAATCGCCTCTGCTGGCGGTGCTGCGTGATCTGTCCATCCTGAGCGCGACGCGTGCGCCCGCCGTGTTCTGGGGCGAGGCCGGAAGCGGTCGCCGCACCCTCGCGCGCGCCCTGCACGCCCTGAGCGGCAGGGCCGATCAACCGTGGGTGCGCCTGCGAGCGGTCCAGGACGGCCGCGCCGCGGCGCCGGCGTCGCTCTCCGTCGAGCACGACGGCAAACGCCCGCGCACCGACCTGGCGGCCTTCTCGGACCTCCCCCACCTGCTCTCCGAGGCACACGCCGGGACGCTGCTGCTGGAGGGCCTCACCGGCATTCCGGCGCTGGCCCAGGAGCAGCTCGTCGGGTTGCTCGACCGCCTGCACGCGGTCGGGGAGGTCGCGGACGACCTCCCGCGCGTGCTCGCCATCTGCGATGAAGAGCCGTTGACGCTGGTGGAGGACGGCGACCTCAGCGAGGAGCTCTACTATCGGCTGGGCGTGTTCGTCCTGGCCGTGCCGGCCCTCCGCGAGCGTGAATCCGACATCGTCGCCATCGCCCAACACGTGGTCCGGCAGGCCAACGGGCTGCACCGGTTGTCCGTGCGTGGCCTCGATGAGGCCACCCTGGAGCGGCTGCGCCAGGCGCCCTGGCCCGGAAATGTCCCGGAGTTGCGCCGCACCGTCGAGCACGCCGCCATCCGGGCACGGAGTGGATGGATCCGTCCCCACCACCTCCCGCAGGAGGTGGGGGGCCCGGACTCGGCTTCCCCCCCGACGCGCCTCGTGCTCCCGGTCGGGATCACGGCGGCCGACGCGGAGCGTCGGCTCATCCTGGCGACGTTGGAGCAGACCGGCTTCAACAAGACCGAAGCCGCGCGCCGTCTCGGAATGGACGTGAAGACCGTACGGAACAAGCTCAAGTCCTACGATCTTTCCGAGCGCAACCGTCGCAGGCGCGATCGAAGCTCGAGTCCGGGCCGGAAGCACTAG
- a CDS encoding PDZ domain-containing protein, which yields MNRVRSPWIAGLLALAGLTPPLSAQGTRFLRQPSVGPDAIAFVHANDIWVVGRDGGQARRLTSDEGAETDPAFSPDGRWIAFSGEYGGNVDVYVVPAEGGQPQRLTWHPGADVVQGWTPGGDVLFQSGREGQPTRLWRFYTVARTGGFPEPLPVHQAYLGEMSDDGSMLAYQEIGYWDPEWRNYRGGQAQPVRVVDLSTLELTNTPWEGERHMDPTWMDGVVYYMSERDWASNVWSFDPRTGQERQLTHHADFDVKSLDAGHGVVVYEQAGYLHELNPTTGATRQLEIQAAGDQNWARTRWEEVQGNELTNPQLSTDGKRALFEHRGDVFSVPAEHGSWRNLTRTSGVADRYPTWSPDGSQVAWFNDDGGEYGLVIADAEGREQRRIRMDDPTFYFSPTWSPDGSHIAFTDTDFRVRILDVASGRVQDVDGELYADPRRSIDPVWSPDSRYVVYTKRLENLLRAVFVYDTRTRQVHQVTDGMSDALSPVWDASGRYLYFLASTDFALNSAWLDMTAYDRPVTRSLYVALLAADEPSPFLPRSDEAGTAAARPDTAATPVEIDFDGLMGRIVDAPGLPARDYQSLLAGPSGKVFVAEAVPNQQGVTLHRYSVQDREPTVFAERVAGAVTSGNGATLLYRSGQAWSIVDAGAAPPKNGDGRLDLADLRVRVEPQAEWAQMLRDGWRFMRDFLYVDNQHGAPWNDVWTWYSAWLPDVEHRSDFNQLLDMVSGEIAVGHSYVRGGDYPELTDPRTGLLGVDLEEENGFYRITRIYSGESWNPGLRGPLAVPGMDVDEGDWLLAIDGQPLRAPTNPFQLLEGTAGRTITVTVGDRPDPASGRELVVETVGNEGQLRQWAWVEQNRQRVDEMSGGRLAYVWLPNTGQGGYTYFNRMYFAQQDRQGAVIDERNNGGGSAADYIIEVLDRELTGYFNSRTPSKRPFTQPMAALWGPKVMVINERAGSGGDLMPYLFRFKQIGPLVGTKTWGGLVHTADTPPLVDGGRFVAPRGGFYDVNGEWRVEGEGVAPDIEVHNTPKEVAAGGDPQLEAAVHEALRLLETQAVTLEPEPAPPVRWRRPDRRGGGR from the coding sequence ATGAATCGAGTCCGCAGTCCGTGGATCGCCGGCCTGCTCGCGCTGGCCGGTCTCACCCCGCCGCTGTCGGCGCAGGGCACGCGTTTCCTGCGTCAACCGTCGGTGGGCCCCGACGCCATCGCCTTCGTGCACGCCAACGACATCTGGGTGGTGGGCAGGGACGGCGGCCAGGCGCGCCGCCTCACGTCCGACGAGGGCGCCGAGACCGATCCGGCCTTCAGCCCGGACGGCCGCTGGATCGCCTTCAGCGGTGAATACGGGGGCAACGTGGACGTGTACGTGGTGCCCGCCGAGGGCGGGCAGCCCCAGCGTCTGACCTGGCACCCGGGGGCCGACGTGGTGCAGGGATGGACGCCCGGCGGTGACGTGCTCTTCCAGTCCGGTCGCGAGGGGCAGCCCACCCGGTTGTGGCGCTTCTATACCGTGGCGCGCACGGGTGGCTTCCCGGAGCCGCTCCCGGTGCACCAGGCCTATCTGGGCGAGATGAGCGACGACGGCTCCATGCTGGCCTACCAGGAGATCGGGTACTGGGACCCCGAGTGGCGCAACTACCGCGGAGGCCAGGCGCAGCCGGTGCGGGTCGTGGACCTGTCCACGCTGGAGCTGACCAACACGCCCTGGGAAGGGGAGCGCCACATGGACCCGACGTGGATGGACGGCGTCGTCTATTACATGTCGGAGCGCGACTGGGCCAGCAACGTGTGGTCCTTCGATCCGCGCACGGGGCAGGAACGCCAGCTCACGCACCATGCCGACTTCGACGTGAAGAGCCTGGACGCGGGGCACGGCGTCGTGGTCTACGAGCAGGCCGGATATCTCCACGAGCTGAACCCGACCACCGGAGCCACGCGGCAGTTGGAGATCCAGGCGGCCGGGGATCAGAACTGGGCCCGCACGCGCTGGGAGGAGGTGCAAGGCAACGAGCTGACCAACCCGCAACTGTCCACCGACGGCAAGCGTGCGCTCTTCGAGCACCGCGGTGATGTCTTCTCCGTCCCGGCCGAGCACGGAAGCTGGCGCAACCTGACGCGCACGTCCGGGGTGGCCGACCGATACCCGACCTGGTCGCCCGACGGCAGCCAGGTGGCGTGGTTCAACGACGACGGCGGCGAGTACGGGCTGGTCATCGCCGATGCCGAGGGACGCGAGCAGCGTCGCATCCGGATGGACGACCCCACGTTCTACTTCAGCCCCACCTGGTCGCCGGACGGCTCGCACATCGCGTTCACGGACACCGACTTCCGGGTGCGCATCCTGGACGTGGCCTCCGGCCGGGTCCAGGACGTCGACGGTGAGCTCTACGCCGATCCCCGCCGGAGCATCGACCCGGTGTGGTCCCCCGATTCGCGCTACGTGGTCTACACCAAGCGCCTGGAGAACCTGCTGCGGGCCGTGTTCGTCTACGACACGCGCACCCGCCAGGTGCACCAGGTGACCGACGGGATGTCCGACGCGTTGAGCCCGGTCTGGGATGCGTCGGGTCGTTACCTGTACTTCCTGGCCTCCACCGACTTCGCGCTCAACTCCGCGTGGTTGGACATGACGGCCTACGACCGGCCCGTCACCCGTTCGCTCTACGTGGCCCTGCTGGCCGCCGACGAGCCCTCTCCGTTCCTGCCCCGGTCGGACGAGGCCGGCACGGCGGCCGCCCGACCCGACACGGCGGCCACCCCGGTCGAGATCGACTTCGACGGCCTGATGGGCCGCATCGTGGACGCGCCGGGGCTACCCGCCCGGGATTATCAGAGCCTCCTGGCCGGGCCGTCCGGGAAGGTGTTCGTCGCCGAAGCGGTGCCGAACCAACAAGGGGTGACGCTGCACCGCTACAGCGTGCAGGACCGGGAGCCGACCGTGTTCGCCGAGCGGGTGGCGGGCGCGGTCACGTCGGGCAACGGCGCCACGCTGCTGTACCGGAGCGGTCAGGCCTGGAGCATCGTGGACGCGGGGGCGGCGCCGCCCAAGAACGGCGACGGGCGCCTGGACCTGGCGGACCTGCGCGTGCGGGTCGAGCCCCAGGCGGAGTGGGCGCAGATGCTCCGGGACGGGTGGCGCTTCATGCGCGACTTCCTCTACGTGGACAACCAGCACGGCGCGCCCTGGAACGACGTGTGGACGTGGTATTCGGCCTGGCTGCCCGACGTGGAGCATCGCTCCGACTTCAACCAGCTCCTGGACATGGTCTCGGGCGAGATCGCGGTCGGGCATTCCTACGTGCGCGGCGGCGACTATCCCGAGCTCACCGACCCACGCACCGGCCTGCTGGGCGTGGATCTCGAGGAGGAGAACGGCTTCTACCGCATCACCCGCATCTACAGCGGGGAGTCGTGGAACCCCGGCCTGCGTGGCCCCCTGGCGGTGCCAGGGATGGACGTGGACGAAGGCGACTGGCTGCTGGCGATCGACGGTCAGCCGCTGCGCGCCCCCACCAACCCGTTCCAGCTGCTCGAAGGCACCGCCGGGCGCACCATCACGGTGACGGTGGGCGACCGGCCGGACCCGGCGTCGGGGCGTGAGCTGGTGGTGGAGACCGTGGGCAACGAGGGTCAGCTGCGGCAGTGGGCCTGGGTGGAGCAGAACCGCCAGCGCGTGGACGAGATGAGCGGTGGGCGCCTGGCTTACGTCTGGCTGCCCAACACCGGGCAGGGCGGCTACACCTACTTCAACCGCATGTACTTCGCCCAGCAGGACCGCCAGGGTGCCGTCATCGACGAGCGCAACAACGGCGGGGGCTCCGCGGCGGACTACATCATCGAGGTGCTCGACCGCGAGCTCACCGGCTACTTCAATTCCCGCACGCCGTCGAAGCGCCCCTTCACCCAGCCCATGGCGGCCCTGTGGGGCCCCAAGGTCATGGTGATCAACGAGCGCGCCGGCTCCGGAGGGGACCTGATGCCGTACCTGTTCCGCTTCAAGCAGATCGGCCCGCTGGTCGGCACGAAGACGTGGGGCGGGTTGGTGCATACGGCGGACACGCCGCCGCTGGTGGATGGCGGCCGTTTCGTGGCCCCCCGCGGCGGCTTCTATGACGTGAACGGCGAGTGGCGCGTGGAAGGCGAGGGTGTGGCCCCGGACATCGAGGTGCACAACACGCCGAAGGAGGTGGCCGCCGGGGGTGATCCGCAGCTCGAAGCGGCCGTGCACGAGGCGTTGCGTCTCCTCGAGACCCAGGCGGTGACACTCGAGCCCGAACCGGCTCCGCCGGTTCGGTGGCGCCGGCCCGACCGCAGGGGCGGAGGCCGCTGA
- a CDS encoding M20/M25/M40 family metallo-hydrolase, which yields MHPNARAATRPLLRLGAVLALCAVFPASSAAQSARLDPQIRSALNQISPERLSEYLEALTDLETRHSLSLSDRPDWGVRAAREYILQTMRGFSERLQVDLDCYTVAPQGRIPEEVELCNVVAVLPGRTARRIYVSGHYDTVARRAEGDFDWTRWDNPAPGANDDGSGTVLTMEVARVLAQSGLPFDATLVFVAFVAEEEGLVGASLHAARAVEEGWRIDAVFNNDIVGNITGGNGIQDARTVRVFSEDPMDSDSRQLARYIRRQASIYVPGHEVRLIAREDRFGRGGDHTAFNREGFAGVRFSESRENYSRQHTAADTFDGVDFEYLARNARVNAAGVATLALAPAAPDVMGRGGPQLGRGESGYDAAMAWARSPGAVGYRVVWRDAWTPDWQYEVHVGDVDGFTLPDLSIDDYIFGVAAVGPGGHESLVSAYVRPPRPRAEIVTR from the coding sequence ATGCACCCGAACGCCCGTGCCGCGACCCGCCCGCTCCTCCGGCTGGGGGCCGTACTCGCCCTGTGCGCTGTCTTCCCGGCCTCGTCTGCCGCCCAGAGTGCGCGGCTCGACCCGCAGATCCGCTCCGCGCTCAACCAGATCTCGCCGGAGCGCCTGTCGGAGTATCTCGAAGCCCTCACCGACCTCGAGACCCGCCACTCGCTGTCGCTCTCCGATCGGCCCGACTGGGGCGTCCGGGCCGCGCGCGAGTACATCCTGCAGACGATGCGCGGGTTCAGCGAACGTCTGCAGGTCGACCTCGACTGCTACACGGTCGCGCCCCAGGGCCGCATCCCCGAGGAGGTGGAGCTCTGCAACGTGGTGGCGGTCCTGCCGGGTCGCACGGCGCGCCGCATCTACGTGAGCGGCCACTACGACACCGTGGCACGCCGCGCGGAGGGCGACTTCGACTGGACCCGCTGGGACAATCCAGCTCCGGGCGCCAACGACGACGGCAGCGGCACCGTCCTCACGATGGAGGTGGCGCGCGTGCTCGCGCAGAGCGGGCTGCCCTTCGACGCCACGCTCGTGTTCGTGGCGTTCGTGGCCGAAGAGGAGGGACTCGTCGGCGCGAGCCTGCACGCGGCCCGGGCGGTGGAGGAGGGCTGGCGCATCGATGCCGTCTTCAACAACGACATCGTCGGCAACATCACGGGCGGCAATGGCATCCAGGACGCGCGCACCGTGCGCGTCTTCTCCGAGGATCCCATGGATTCCGACTCGCGGCAGCTCGCCCGCTACATCCGCCGGCAGGCGTCCATCTATGTGCCCGGGCACGAGGTGCGGCTCATCGCACGCGAGGATCGCTTCGGGCGGGGCGGGGATCACACCGCGTTCAACCGCGAGGGCTTCGCGGGCGTGCGCTTCTCGGAGAGCCGCGAGAACTACAGCCGACAGCATACGGCGGCGGATACCTTCGACGGCGTGGACTTCGAGTACCTGGCCCGCAACGCGCGTGTGAACGCGGCGGGAGTGGCCACGCTCGCGCTGGCGCCGGCCGCCCCGGACGTCATGGGCCGCGGCGGGCCGCAGCTCGGACGGGGCGAGAGCGGCTATGACGCCGCGATGGCCTGGGCCCGCTCGCCCGGGGCCGTGGGCTACCGGGTGGTGTGGCGCGACGCCTGGACACCCGACTGGCAGTACGAGGTCCACGTCGGGGACGTCGACGGCTTCACGCTTCCCGACCTGTCGATCGACGACTACATCTTCGGCGTCGCGGCCGTGGGGCCCGGCGGACACGAGAGCCTGGTGTCTGCCTATGTACGGCCGCCGCGCCCCCGGGCGGAGATCGTGACGCGTTGA